Proteins from a single region of Theobroma cacao cultivar B97-61/B2 chromosome 10, Criollo_cocoa_genome_V2, whole genome shotgun sequence:
- the LOC18598561 gene encoding uncharacterized protein LOC18598561, whose product MPPRRQNRQRDDHEIEIAELRQQIQELQEQLARRDAQINNSNSSDEENDTNPFHQNLSSDEEVPIRRLRTAATRDLGIKVDILEFEGRLHPDDFLDWLYTVERVFELKDIPDEKRVKLVAIKLKKHASIWWENLKRQREREGRNKIRTWDKMRRELKRKFLPEHYRQEIFIKFHNLRQKTMTVEEYTMEFEQLHMKCDVHEPEEQTVARYLGGLNVEIADVVQLQPYWNLNDVIRLALKVEKQRSRKRSMSSSRQQESISNDESQSSVTIPPPKVNSSKAASSNDKKTTFTRASNVNKKCFKCQGFGHIASDCPNRRIISLVEEEDYVNWKKLEPVYDEYDDEEIEKVSADHGEALIVRRNLNTALMTKDESWLRHNIFYTRCTSQGKVCNVIIDSGSCENVVANYMVKKLKLPTEVHPHPYKLQWLRKGNEVKVTKRCCVQFFIRNKYEDEVWCDVIPMDACHLLLGRPWQYDRRAHYDGYKNTYSFIKDGVKIMLTPLKPEDQPKRQEEDKALITVPSLSKAYCESNHLCLLLVSKENKVSSSLSNDGQTKLINQSSGNLSRSFVDNHAVNKTTVKYDFPIPRLDNMFIGSKVFLKMDLKKRDQQIRIRLEDEWKTTFKTMDELIKWLVWTMTIYGSRHQHGVCPGLLVRAEFF is encoded by the coding sequence atgccGCCAAGACGTCAAAATCGTCAAAGAGATGATCACGAGATTGAGATTGCAGAACTACGTCAGCAAATTCAAGAATTACAAGAGCAACTCGCAAGACGTGATGCTCAAATAAACAATAGCAACTCTAGTGATGAAGAGAATGACACCAACccgtttcatcaaaatttgtCCTCTGATGAAGAAGTACCTATTCGTCGCCTGAGAACTGCTGCTACCAGAGATTTGGGAATCAAAGTCGACATTCTTGAGTTTGAAGGAAGACTTCATCCTGATGACTTCCTTGACTGGCTCTACACAGTAGAAAGAGTTTTTGAGCTCAAAGATATTCCCGATGAAAAACGTGTGAAGCTTGTggcaattaaattgaagaaacacGCTTCTATTTGGTGGGAAAATCTCAAAAGACAACGAGAAAGAGAAGGCCGTAACAAGATCAGAACATGGGATAAGATGCGTCGAGAACTCAAGCGTAAGTTCCTTCCTGAGCATTATCGAcaagaaatttttatcaaatttcataaCTTGAGGCAAAAAACAATGACGGTGGAAGAATATACAATGGAGTTCGAGCAACTTCACATGAAGTGCGATGTCCATGAGCCTGAAGAACAAACTGTAGCTCGTTATCTTGGGGGTCTCAATGTTGAAATTGCAGATGTTGTTCAACTACAACCATATTGGAACCTAAATGATGTCATCAGATTAGCATTAAAGGTTGAAAAACAACGATCACGAAAAAGGTCAATGAGTTCATCTAGACAACAAGAATCTATCTCAAATGATGAAAGTCAGAGTTCAGTAACCATTCCGCCTCCAAAGGTAAACTCTTCCAAAGCTGCAAGTAGTAACGATAAAAAGACTACTTTTACTCGTGCTTCTAATGTCAACAAAAAGTGCTTCAAATGCCAAGGATTTGGACATATTGCTTCTGATTGTCCGAATCGAAGAATTATTTCCTtagtagaagaagaagattatGTGAATTGGAAAAAATTAGAACCAGTCTATGATGAGTATGATGACGAAGAGATAGAAAAAGTTTCTGCTGACCATGGAGAAGCTCTTATTGTTCGTCGTAACCTTAACACTGCCCTGATGACTAAAGATGAAAGTTGGCTTCGTCACAACATATTTTATACAAGGTGCACATCCCAAGGGAAGGTTTGTAATGTCATTATTGATAGTGGAAGTTGTGAGAATGTTGTTGCCAACTACATGGTGAAAAAGTTGAAACTTCCAACTGAAGTACATCCTCATCCTTACAAGCTACAATGGCTGAGAAAAGGAAACGAAGTAAAGGTAACAAAGCGTTGTTGTGTTCAATTCTTTATTAGAAATAAGTATGAAGATGAAGTCTGGTGTGATGTTATCCCAATGGATGCATGCCACTTGTTGTTAGGGCGACCATGGCAATATGATCGTCGAGCTCACTATGATGGATACAAGAATACTTATTCTTTCATCAAAGATGGAGtaaaaattatgttgactCCATTAAAGCCAGAAGACcaaccaaagagacaagaggAAGATAAAGCACTCATCACTGTGCCTAGCTTAAGCAAAGCTTATTGTGAGTCAAACCATTTATGTCTCTTATTAGTCTCTAAGGAGAATAAAGTGTCTTCATCCTTATCCAATGATGGTCAAACAAAATTGATCAACCAAAGTTCGGGAAACTTATCAAGAAGCTTTGTGGATAACCATGCCGTTAACAAGACTACAGTTAAGTATGATTTTCCTATCCCTCGATTGGATAACATGTTCATTGGCTCTAAAGTGTTTTTGAAGATGGATTTGAAGAAAAGAGATCAACAAATTCGAATACGACTTGAAGATGAATGGAAAACAACCTTCAAAACAATGGATGAATTGATCAAATGGTTGGTATGGACTATGACAATATATGGATCCAGACATCAACATGGAGTATGTCCAGGCCTACTCGTCAGAGCCGAGTTTTTCTGA